One Spiroplasma endosymbiont of Cantharis nigra DNA segment encodes these proteins:
- the purB gene encoding adenylosuccinate lyase, producing MIERYAIKEVEKIWADNNKLNIWLQVEINVVNAWAQLGYVPLEEAKKIEKSAKVDIKRMLEIEQKTKHDVVAFTRMISEQLGSEKKWVHFGLTSTDVVDTAQNKMIQQSNILLEEALINLSVILKQKAEQTKKIIIMGRTHGMYGEPTSLGLKFLLWFDEIQRQIIRLKLARHQIEVAKISGSMGNYANLELEVEEYVANSMNLNLDNISTQVTQRDRHAFLISVIANIASTFEKIATEIRHFQRSEVQEICEGFGKEQKGSSSMPHKKNPISSENICGLSRYARSFVNTAFENNVLWHERDISHSSNERLVFPDIYNIIIYVSKRMTNTINDLVINEDLIALHINDQKGIFFSQRILTYILMKYEFSREEIYDFIQKCTLECQTSKKSFKEILLKNGIMKYISSKNELNELFDINFFIRNVEKIFRRVMNNHG from the coding sequence ATGATAGAACGTTATGCTATAAAAGAAGTTGAAAAAATTTGAGCTGATAATAATAAACTTAATATCTGATTACAAGTAGAAATTAATGTTGTAAATGCTTGAGCACAATTAGGCTATGTCCCGCTTGAGGAAGCAAAAAAAATTGAAAAAAGTGCAAAAGTTGATATTAAAAGAATGCTTGAAATTGAGCAAAAAACAAAACATGACGTTGTAGCATTTACAAGGATGATTTCAGAACAACTTGGATCAGAAAAAAAATGAGTTCATTTTGGATTAACATCTACAGATGTTGTCGATACTGCTCAAAATAAAATGATTCAACAATCAAATATTTTATTGGAAGAAGCTTTAATTAATTTAAGCGTTATTTTAAAACAAAAAGCAGAACAAACCAAAAAAATAATTATAATGGGAAGAACTCATGGTATGTATGGAGAACCAACATCTCTTGGTCTAAAATTTCTTTTATGATTTGATGAAATTCAAAGACAAATCATAAGATTAAAATTAGCAAGACATCAAATAGAGGTTGCTAAAATATCTGGTTCTATGGGAAACTATGCAAATTTAGAACTTGAAGTTGAGGAATATGTTGCAAATTCAATGAATTTAAATTTAGATAATATATCTACTCAAGTTACTCAAAGAGATAGACATGCATTTTTAATATCTGTAATTGCTAATATAGCATCAACTTTTGAAAAAATAGCTACTGAAATAAGACATTTTCAAAGAAGTGAAGTTCAAGAAATATGTGAAGGTTTTGGTAAAGAGCAAAAGGGGTCTAGTTCAATGCCTCATAAAAAAAATCCAATAAGTTCGGAAAATATATGTGGTCTTTCAAGATATGCAAGGTCTTTTGTTAATACAGCCTTTGAAAATAACGTTTTATGACATGAAAGAGATATTTCACATAGTTCAAACGAAAGATTAGTTTTTCCAGATATTTATAATATAATCATTTATGTATCAAAAAGAATGACAAATACAATTAATGATTTGGTGATTAATGAAGATTTAATTGCCTTACATATTAATGACCAAAAAGGAATATTTTTTAGTCAAAGAATATTAACCTACATTTTAATGAAATATGAATTTTCAAGAGAAGAGATTTATGACTTTATACAAAAGTGTACTTTGGAATGTCAAACCTCAAAAAAAAGCTTTAAAGAAATTTTACTTAAAAATGGAATTATGAAATATATTTCATCAAAGAATGAATTAAATGAGCTTTTTGATATTAATTTTTTCATTAGAAATGTTGAAAAAATATTTAGAAGGGTGATGAATAATCATGGATAA
- a CDS encoding phosphoribosyltransferase: MDNQKLVTLITEEEIKAAIAKVGTDLGKTYENQQLVIVADLSSSFIFIADLIRELPIDVTIQFVTTPKENEDLLIDLGLKHTLTDKNVLIVNDVLNKGNRLEKLHNLVEKEKPANIQILNLIEKNIKDRKMELESASLFKLEDVFVVGYGLTYKESYRGLKGIYSLSIEE, encoded by the coding sequence ATGGATAATCAAAAGTTAGTAACTTTAATAACAGAAGAAGAAATTAAAGCAGCAATTGCAAAGGTAGGAACAGATTTAGGTAAAACTTATGAAAATCAGCAATTAGTTATTGTGGCTGATTTATCTAGCTCATTTATTTTTATAGCTGATTTAATTAGAGAGTTGCCAATTGATGTGACAATTCAGTTTGTAACAACACCAAAAGAAAATGAAGATTTATTAATAGACCTAGGTTTAAAACATACTTTGACAGATAAAAATGTATTAATTGTAAATGATGTTTTAAATAAAGGTAATAGGCTAGAAAAATTACATAATCTTGTTGAAAAAGAAAAGCCTGCGAATATTCAAATTTTAAACTTAATTGAAAAAAACATTAAGGATAGAAAAATGGAATTAGAAAGTGCATCACTATTTAAATTAGAAGATGTATTTGTTGTTGGTTATGGATTAACTTATAAAGAAAGTTATAGAGGACTAAAGGGAATATATAGTCTTTCAATAGAAGAATAG
- the metG gene encoding methionine--tRNA ligase — translation MKKYFFVTTPIYYPSGNLHIGHAYTTTLADVISRYKKENGFEVFFLTGSDEHGQKIEEKAKENNLKPKQYVDKIVQGFLNLWKLLNIDYNRFIRTTDEDHVAAVKEIFSELLEKKLIYPSTYKGKYCISCEEFLTKEQMDESYNHFICGKKAEDFEEETYMLKVSSFKKYLQELFTTDFLEPESRKKEMLNNFINNDLEDLSVTRVSFNWGIQIKENPKHVIYVWLDALSNYITALGYKSKNDELLKKFWSKDTEILQIIGKEITRFHSIYWPVILNSLGLKTPDKLLSHGWILSGDKKMSKSIGNVLDPIEIINKYSSDALRFYIINNLPTDKDGSFTNELFIESFNNNLANNIGNLISRVSNMIIKYFDGLLPNKNVLNHWLVKNAFETIENYKEQMDKYSMSQATQIILMLAQECNKFIEDAKPWTLEKENKTEELLEVLSVLQKNIVIISYLLKPILVNSYPDMINQMGLDPKQINFNNLKEDFKFKKIVDKLVLFERIK, via the coding sequence ATGAAAAAATATTTTTTTGTAACAACTCCTATATATTATCCAAGTGGAAACTTGCATATTGGTCATGCTTATACAACAACCTTAGCAGATGTTATTTCAAGATATAAGAAGGAAAATGGATTTGAAGTTTTCTTTTTAACTGGTTCTGATGAACATGGTCAAAAAATTGAAGAAAAAGCAAAGGAAAATAATTTAAAGCCAAAGCAATATGTTGATAAAATAGTTCAAGGTTTTTTAAATTTATGAAAGCTATTAAATATTGATTATAATCGCTTTATCAGAACTACTGATGAAGATCATGTGGCAGCCGTTAAAGAAATTTTTAGTGAACTATTAGAAAAAAAATTAATATATCCATCAACTTACAAGGGAAAATATTGTATTAGTTGTGAAGAATTTTTAACAAAAGAACAAATGGATGAGTCGTATAATCATTTTATTTGTGGTAAAAAAGCTGAAGATTTTGAAGAAGAAACATATATGTTAAAAGTCTCAAGTTTTAAGAAGTATTTGCAAGAGTTATTTACTACAGATTTCTTAGAGCCAGAATCAAGAAAAAAAGAGATGCTAAATAATTTTATTAATAACGATTTAGAAGATTTATCAGTTACAAGAGTAAGCTTTAATTGGGGAATTCAAATAAAAGAAAATCCAAAACACGTAATATATGTATGATTGGATGCACTTTCAAATTATATTACTGCGTTAGGTTATAAATCAAAAAATGATGAACTATTAAAAAAATTCTGATCAAAGGATACTGAAATTTTACAAATTATTGGAAAAGAAATTACAAGATTTCATTCAATTTATTGACCAGTAATATTAAACTCACTTGGTTTAAAAACTCCTGATAAATTATTATCTCATGGTTGAATATTAAGTGGTGATAAGAAAATGTCAAAATCAATTGGTAATGTTTTAGACCCAATTGAAATAATTAATAAATACTCAAGTGATGCATTACGATTCTATATAATAAATAATTTACCTACAGATAAAGACGGAAGTTTTACAAATGAATTATTTATAGAATCATTTAATAATAACCTTGCAAATAATATTGGAAATTTAATTTCAAGAGTATCTAATATGATAATTAAATATTTTGACGGTTTACTTCCAAATAAAAATGTTTTAAATCATTGATTGGTTAAAAATGCTTTTGAAACAATCGAAAATTATAAAGAACAAATGGATAAATATAGTATGTCACAAGCAACTCAGATTATTTTAATGTTAGCACAAGAATGTAATAAATTTATTGAAGATGCAAAACCTTGAACTTTAGAAAAAGAAAATAAGACTGAAGAGTTACTAGAGGTATTATCTGTTTTACAAAAAAATATAGTTATAATTTCTTATTTATTGAAACCAATTTTAGTTAATTCATATCCTGATATGATAAATCAGATGGGATTAGATCCAAAACAAATTAATTTTAATAATTTAAAAGAGGATTTTAAATTTAAAAAAATAGTTGATAAATTAGTATTATTTGAAAGAATAAAATAA
- the mnmG gene encoding tRNA uridine-5-carboxymethylaminomethyl(34) synthesis enzyme MnmG → MHMQAEIVVVGAGHAGVEAALASARMGKKTILVNLYKDKIATMPCNPSIGGPAKGIVVREIDSLGGEMGKAADATAMQVKLLNSSRGPGIWALRAQSDKIEYSKYMENAVNNQKNLELVVGVVKDISLDSNNNIKSVILEDKTEIHCNAVILTTGTYLSSLIYRGEEKYEGGPNDEITTKSLSQTLVKLGLRTFRFKTGTPPRVKMNSINLEKALIEPGTNEELAFSFSTKKFLPFEKQEVCYLIHSTSKTKKIIEDNLHRSAMYSGEIESVGPRYCPSFEDKIVRFSSKETHQIFLEPESKSLDTFYVQGFSTSMPIEIQDKMLRSLPGFENVVVDKWAYAIEYDCIDPQQLKLSLELKLIGNLFLAGQINGTSGYEEAAGQGLIAGINAVRKIDNLKPLILKRNESYIGVMIDDLINKGVIEPYRLLTSRAENRLTLRNDNSEIRLKKYGYEVGLVSEKEWKLHQKFEREIFEKMDLLKEVRFSPKTDLAIELKETGQAVLTQGFSAYEILKQPKVDINIFKKYIKELNELSKQQLQTLLILIRFEGYIKKENETIEKFVKLENKKIPKDVDYSKVENIALEARQKLEKVKPTSIGQASRITGVNPADIQMLLFHLKRKYNEV, encoded by the coding sequence GTGCACATGCAAGCTGAAATAGTTGTAGTTGGTGCAGGCCATGCTGGTGTAGAAGCAGCATTAGCTTCTGCAAGAATGGGAAAAAAAACAATTTTAGTTAACTTGTATAAAGATAAAATTGCAACAATGCCATGTAATCCATCAATTGGTGGTCCAGCTAAAGGAATTGTTGTAAGAGAAATTGATTCACTTGGTGGAGAAATGGGTAAAGCTGCGGATGCTACTGCAATGCAAGTTAAACTATTAAATTCTTCTAGAGGACCTGGTATTTGGGCATTACGTGCTCAATCAGACAAAATTGAATATTCAAAGTATATGGAAAATGCTGTTAATAATCAAAAAAATTTAGAATTAGTCGTTGGAGTAGTTAAAGATATATCTTTGGATTCAAATAATAATATTAAGTCAGTTATACTTGAAGACAAAACTGAAATTCATTGTAATGCAGTTATATTAACTACTGGAACTTATCTCTCTTCTTTAATATATCGAGGTGAAGAAAAATATGAAGGTGGTCCAAATGATGAAATTACAACGAAATCATTAAGTCAAACATTAGTTAAACTCGGACTTAGAACTTTTAGATTTAAAACCGGAACACCTCCAAGAGTTAAAATGAACTCTATAAATTTAGAAAAAGCATTAATTGAACCCGGTACAAATGAAGAGTTAGCTTTTTCTTTTTCTACAAAGAAATTTTTACCATTTGAAAAACAAGAAGTTTGTTATTTAATTCATTCAACTTCAAAAACTAAAAAAATTATTGAAGATAATTTACATAGGTCAGCAATGTATTCTGGAGAAATTGAGTCTGTAGGACCAAGATATTGCCCAAGTTTTGAAGATAAAATTGTAAGATTTAGTTCAAAAGAAACTCATCAAATTTTTTTAGAGCCAGAATCAAAATCTTTGGATACTTTTTATGTTCAAGGATTCTCAACTTCTATGCCTATTGAGATACAAGATAAGATGCTTAGAAGTTTACCAGGTTTTGAAAACGTTGTAGTAGATAAATGAGCTTATGCAATTGAGTACGATTGCATTGATCCTCAACAACTAAAATTATCTTTAGAATTAAAATTGATAGGTAATTTATTTTTGGCAGGTCAGATTAATGGAACTAGTGGCTATGAAGAAGCTGCAGGTCAAGGTTTAATTGCTGGAATAAATGCAGTAAGAAAAATTGATAATTTAAAACCTCTAATTTTAAAAAGAAATGAATCTTATATAGGAGTTATGATTGATGACTTAATTAATAAGGGAGTAATTGAACCTTATAGATTACTTACAAGTAGAGCAGAAAATAGATTAACTTTGAGAAATGATAATTCTGAAATACGACTAAAAAAATATGGCTATGAAGTGGGTTTAGTTTCAGAAAAAGAATGAAAACTACATCAAAAATTTGAAAGAGAAATTTTTGAAAAAATGGATTTATTAAAAGAAGTAAGATTTAGTCCTAAAACAGATTTAGCAATAGAATTAAAAGAAACTGGTCAAGCTGTTTTAACTCAGGGATTTAGTGCTTATGAAATTTTAAAACAGCCTAAAGTAGATATAAATATTTTTAAAAAATATATTAAAGAATTAAATGAACTTTCAAAACAGCAGCTTCAAACTTTATTAATATTAATAAGATTTGAAGGTTATATAAAAAAGGAAAATGAAACAATTGAAAAATTCGTAAAACTGGAGAATAAAAAAATACCTAAGGATGTTGATTATTCAAAAGTTGAGAATATTGCTTTAGAGGCAAGACAAAAGTTGGAAAAGGTTAAACCTACTTCAATTGGTCAAGCTTCAAGAATAACAGGAGTAAATCCTGCAGATATTCAAATGTTACTATTTCACTTAAAAAGGAAATATAATGAGGTATAA
- a CDS encoding amino acid permease gives MINVNKKNKTKNKIFEFLSVFSMTFGIVVGSGIYLKNAGDNGVLAKAGNNPYLAIAVWTLMAFFCCSMMLSFIELSSSTKKGEHNTLTAWAGRFLGRRYGSLVTILYAIIYLPVLIIIGALFTTSSFFQSINIIYEFSTGKESWLTGDTKIIVEIFVASLVLILFQIVNTYTTKPGKILQTTLSFLKFIPLITVLIAGITFFSLGKESSFDPEKVGGFQINNIFLTMVPIMFAFDGFLDSAAIQKDCEHKEVVAPAMMTGIVAVSIFYIIISVAIFMGASDGNILNIFKREGIDPRIHFTFNLIITLTLLTMVNAYSVIYPIVIRASIEEKFVYSKKNGGELSKIKSSWISILIVFIFFIAFVGSSLLLPKSITGDDSYLYTAYLSSDSTIIIVYLFHIPLLVQMLINRKTKKIEVRKVRGAYCAAIFSSSMLILTLGYIYYLNIIKSLIDGQLVSPIMWFVFIIILVVFWIINEMIISKNNIEINDFYFRINPKNWFNYDKQKCLDIFNARKVLKNDKGKQSKQGKK, from the coding sequence ATGATTAATGTTAATAAGAAAAATAAAACTAAGAACAAGATTTTTGAATTTTTATCTGTTTTCTCAATGACCTTTGGAATAGTTGTTGGTAGTGGAATTTATTTAAAAAATGCTGGAGATAATGGTGTACTTGCAAAAGCTGGGAATAATCCCTATTTAGCAATAGCTGTTTGAACACTTATGGCATTTTTTTGTTGTTCAATGATGTTATCTTTTATAGAGTTATCAAGTTCAACCAAAAAAGGTGAACATAATACCTTAACTGCTTGAGCTGGAAGATTTCTTGGGAGAAGATATGGCTCATTAGTAACAATACTATATGCCATTATTTATCTTCCAGTTTTAATAATAATTGGAGCATTATTTACAACCAGTAGTTTTTTTCAATCTATTAATATTATTTATGAATTCTCTACAGGTAAGGAAAGTTGATTAACAGGAGATACAAAAATTATTGTTGAAATATTTGTAGCTTCATTAGTATTAATTTTATTTCAAATTGTTAATACTTATACAACCAAGCCAGGTAAAATTCTGCAAACTACTCTTTCTTTTTTAAAGTTTATTCCTTTAATTACTGTCTTAATAGCAGGAATTACTTTTTTCTCGCTTGGTAAAGAAAGTTCATTTGATCCAGAAAAAGTAGGAGGTTTTCAAATTAATAATATATTTTTGACCATGGTTCCAATTATGTTTGCTTTTGATGGCTTTCTAGACTCAGCTGCAATACAAAAGGATTGTGAACATAAAGAAGTCGTTGCTCCAGCTATGATGACTGGAATTGTTGCGGTTTCTATATTTTATATAATAATTAGTGTTGCAATTTTTATGGGAGCTTCTGATGGGAATATATTAAATATTTTTAAAAGAGAGGGTATAGATCCAAGAATTCATTTTACTTTTAATTTAATAATTACTTTAACTTTATTGACAATGGTAAATGCATATAGTGTTATTTATCCAATAGTTATAAGAGCTTCAATTGAAGAGAAATTTGTTTATTCCAAAAAAAATGGAGGAGAACTGTCTAAAATAAAATCAAGTTGAATCTCAATATTAATTGTTTTTATATTTTTTATTGCCTTTGTTGGTTCAAGTTTATTACTACCAAAAAGTATAACTGGAGATGACTCTTACTTATATACAGCATATTTATCTTCTGACTCAACAATAATAATTGTTTACTTATTTCACATTCCTTTGTTAGTGCAAATGCTTATAAATAGAAAAACCAAAAAAATTGAAGTTAGAAAAGTCAGAGGGGCCTATTGTGCGGCAATATTTTCTTCTTCAATGTTAATTTTGACTTTGGGTTACATTTATTATTTAAATATTATAAAATCATTAATAGATGGACAGCTGGTATCTCCAATAATGTGATTTGTATTTATAATAATATTAGTAGTTTTTTGGATTATTAATGAAATGATTATTTCAAAAAATAATATTGAAATAAATGATTTTTATTTTAGAATAAATCCAAAAAATTGATTTAACTATGATAAGCAAAAATGTTTAGATATTTTTAATGCTAGAAAGGTTTTAAAAAATGATAAAGGTAAACAAAGTAAACAAGGCAAAAAATAA
- a CDS encoding APC family permease: MIKVNKVNKAKNKSFEFLTIFSMVFGIVVGSGIYLKNKVEAGGVLHEAGRNPWLALTVWLFIGVLCSLIMLTFIEAASATKNDGHSTAQSWANKFINRRTASLFSILYICMYLPILAGLGALFTVKTVFSGINSFYFIVNEESLILKIGKVQWMSLELFFSTLVLIGFSLMNIFTHKPSKLIQSIFTIVKFLPLITIVIGGFTLFAINSDGNNSFNPPSDFEPWQVNTFFGTMIPILFAFDGFIYAATLQKDCEHKEVVAPAMLSAIIAVTLFYIIITISIFFGANDGDVFKLFDNMFSKSPWVSLLFKIVIACTILTTVNGYTTLIPKTVQSGVQEKFIYSKNGKDNISYVKSGFIGMAITMSIYVLFITISILIDWNSAEINYFLVADYSSNSTVMFGFVVYLILMIFVLHNRKTKKVETLKIKGGFVIGIITSTILSIIMAYAYYDFLIGKFMSNDLNTMIDPILLIFFAMILAIAWIINESLISKNNIDANDFVLRIKPKNWFNYNKELEIEKFKSKSNVK, from the coding sequence ATGATAAAGGTAAACAAAGTAAACAAGGCAAAAAATAAGTCATTTGAATTTTTAACTATATTTTCAATGGTTTTTGGAATTGTAGTTGGTAGTGGAATCTATTTAAAAAACAAGGTAGAGGCTGGTGGAGTATTACATGAAGCTGGAAGGAACCCATGATTAGCACTAACTGTTTGATTATTTATAGGAGTTTTATGCTCACTTATAATGTTAACTTTCATTGAAGCAGCATCTGCAACAAAAAATGATGGCCATTCTACAGCTCAAAGTTGAGCAAATAAATTTATTAATAGAAGAACGGCTTCTTTATTTTCTATTTTATATATTTGTATGTATCTTCCGATTTTAGCTGGTTTGGGAGCGCTATTTACAGTTAAAACGGTCTTTAGTGGAATTAACTCATTTTATTTTATTGTAAATGAAGAAAGTCTAATTTTAAAAATTGGAAAAGTACAATGGATGTCGTTGGAGTTATTTTTCTCAACATTAGTATTAATTGGTTTTTCATTAATGAATATTTTTACCCATAAGCCAAGTAAACTTATTCAGAGTATTTTTACTATTGTTAAGTTTTTACCTTTAATAACTATTGTAATTGGTGGGTTTACACTCTTTGCAATTAACTCAGATGGCAATAATTCATTTAATCCTCCATCAGACTTTGAACCGTGACAAGTAAATACTTTTTTTGGAACAATGATCCCAATACTATTTGCATTTGATGGATTTATTTATGCAGCAACTTTACAAAAGGATTGTGAACATAAAGAAGTTGTAGCTCCAGCAATGCTTTCTGCAATTATTGCAGTGACATTGTTTTATATAATAATTACTATTTCAATTTTTTTTGGAGCAAATGATGGAGACGTATTTAAATTATTTGATAATATGTTTAGTAAATCTCCTTGAGTATCTTTATTATTTAAAATTGTAATTGCTTGTACAATTTTGACAACTGTAAATGGTTATACAACTTTAATCCCTAAAACAGTTCAATCTGGTGTTCAAGAAAAATTTATTTATTCAAAAAATGGTAAAGATAATATTAGCTATGTAAAATCTGGTTTTATTGGAATGGCAATAACAATGTCAATTTATGTATTATTTATTACAATATCAATCTTAATTGACTGAAACAGTGCAGAAATTAATTATTTCTTAGTTGCCGACTATTCCTCAAATAGTACAGTAATGTTTGGTTTTGTAGTCTATTTAATATTAATGATTTTTGTATTACATAATAGAAAAACCAAAAAAGTTGAGACTTTAAAAATCAAAGGTGGTTTTGTAATTGGAATAATAACATCAACAATATTGTCTATTATAATGGCATATGCATATTATGACTTTTTAATTGGCAAGTTTATGTCAAATGATTTAAACACAATGATTGATCCCATTTTATTAATATTTTTTGCTATGATACTTGCCATTGCTTGAATAATTAATGAAAGCTTAATTTCAAAAAATAATATTGATGCTAATGACTTTGTTTTAAGAATTAAACCAAAAAATTGATTTAATTATAATAAAGAGTTGGAAATTGAAAAATTTAAAAGTAAAAGTAATGTAAAATAA
- the rsmG gene encoding 16S rRNA (guanine(527)-N(7))-methyltransferase RsmG, with translation MDWNRFKELNIELTDFQKNLLLNYKTILQKENEIHNLTAIVEDQEILDKHFLDSLLFTKVFNPDNLEILDIGTGAGFPGIIIKIFYPNTKVFLLESNSKKINFLKKVILELDLKNISTINARAEEYTIDNKEKFDVIISRAMAPLNILLEVGVQGLKTNGTFICLKSKNVNVELSDLNNQEKKLGLNLFLKQELKDEVLGERNNLFYSKYKVTPLEYPRQYSQIRKRPLGK, from the coding sequence ATGGATTGAAATAGATTTAAAGAATTAAATATTGAACTAACTGATTTTCAAAAAAATTTATTATTAAACTATAAAACTATTTTGCAAAAAGAAAATGAAATTCATAATCTTACTGCAATAGTTGAAGATCAAGAAATATTGGATAAGCATTTTCTTGATAGCTTATTATTTACAAAAGTTTTTAATCCAGATAATTTAGAAATACTTGATATAGGAACAGGCGCTGGCTTTCCAGGAATTATTATAAAAATATTCTATCCGAATACAAAAGTATTTCTTTTAGAGTCAAACTCTAAAAAAATAAATTTTTTAAAGAAAGTAATTTTAGAATTGGATTTAAAAAATATCTCAACTATAAATGCTAGAGCAGAAGAGTATACAATAGATAATAAAGAAAAATTTGATGTAATTATTTCAAGAGCAATGGCACCACTTAATATTTTGTTAGAAGTGGGTGTTCAGGGTTTAAAAACAAATGGAACTTTTATATGCTTAAAGTCTAAAAATGTAAATGTAGAATTGAGTGATTTGAATAATCAAGAAAAAAAATTAGGATTAAATTTATTTTTAAAACAAGAATTAAAAGATGAAGTTTTAGGAGAAAGAAATAATTTGTTTTATTCAAAATATAAAGTAACACCCTTAGAATATCCAAGACAATATAGTCAAATTAGAAAAAGACCTTTGGGAAAATAA
- a CDS encoding AAA family ATPase — MAKVISVSNQKGGVGKTTTSVNLACGLALANKRVLLIDMDPQFNATTGVGFEIDSNTLSMYHVFVGEKTLGEVVIKNIKKNIDLAPSSIDVAAVDLILLEQKNNNQNVLREEINKIGHNYDFVIIDCPPSLGLINRNGLAISDTVLIPIQAEHYAMHGVAQLLRTIKKVKETLNPNLTIEGVLVTMFDSRTKLAHDVLEEIMKTFGPKVYKSVIPRNVRISESSMEGKSIYEYDKNGAGSIAYIEFVKEVLKENGQS, encoded by the coding sequence ATGGCAAAAGTAATTTCAGTTTCGAATCAAAAGGGTGGTGTTGGTAAAACTACAACCTCAGTAAACTTAGCATGTGGCCTTGCTCTGGCAAATAAAAGGGTACTACTTATAGATATGGACCCTCAGTTCAATGCAACAACAGGAGTGGGCTTTGAAATAGATAGTAATACCTTAAGTATGTATCATGTCTTTGTGGGAGAAAAAACTCTTGGTGAAGTAGTTATCAAAAATATTAAAAAAAATATAGACTTGGCTCCAAGTTCAATTGATGTGGCAGCAGTTGACCTTATTCTTTTAGAACAAAAAAATAATAATCAAAATGTTTTAAGAGAAGAAATTAATAAAATTGGGCATAATTATGATTTTGTTATTATTGATTGTCCACCAAGTTTAGGATTAATTAATAGAAATGGACTTGCAATTTCTGATACAGTATTAATTCCGATACAAGCAGAGCATTATGCAATGCATGGAGTTGCGCAATTATTAAGAACTATTAAAAAAGTAAAAGAGACATTAAATCCAAATCTTACTATTGAAGGTGTATTAGTAACAATGTTTGATTCAAGAACAAAACTAGCACACGATGTTTTAGAAGAAATAATGAAAACGTTTGGACCAAAGGTTTATAAATCAGTTATTCCTAGAAATGTTAGAATATCTGAATCTTCAATGGAGGGTAAATCAATATATGAATATGATAAAAATGGAGCTGGCTCAATTGCTTATATTGAGTTTGTAAAAGAGGTGTTAAAAGAAAATGGCCAAAGCTAA
- a CDS encoding ParB/RepB/Spo0J family partition protein: MAKAKGKYNFKGLDDIFGESVSDIIGVIENDKNKVEDNKTMIDIKVLVANPYQPRKNFEKEELNELASSIKTHGIIQPIIINSKNQIIAGERRTRAAKLAGLKKIPAIVLELSESQMEEFAIIENIQRVDLLDIEEAVAYKKLSDNLKLKQEDIATRVGKSRSHIANIMRLLNLPEKVQDAMLQKKVSMGQAKPLLAIVNNEKLLDSIFKQILEKDLTSREVENLIKKSNLLKNEKKQDSKNNSIVHMENKMMRKLGTKVSIENGKLTIRYSDESDLNRVLEILGLTNED; encoded by the coding sequence ATGGCCAAAGCTAAAGGAAAATATAATTTTAAAGGATTAGATGATATTTTTGGAGAATCAGTTTCAGATATTATTGGTGTTATTGAAAACGATAAAAACAAAGTTGAAGATAATAAGACAATGATAGATATAAAAGTTCTTGTGGCAAATCCATATCAACCAAGAAAGAATTTTGAAAAAGAGGAACTAAACGAACTTGCAAGTTCAATTAAAACACATGGTATAATTCAACCAATTATAATTAATAGTAAGAACCAAATTATTGCAGGTGAAAGAAGAACTAGAGCTGCTAAATTGGCAGGACTTAAGAAAATTCCTGCAATAGTTTTAGAGCTAAGTGAAAGTCAAATGGAAGAGTTTGCAATAATTGAAAATATTCAAAGAGTTGATTTATTGGATATTGAAGAAGCTGTTGCATATAAAAAGCTTTCAGATAATTTAAAACTAAAACAAGAAGATATTGCAACAAGAGTTGGTAAATCAAGATCACATATAGCAAATATTATGAGACTTTTAAATCTGCCTGAAAAAGTACAAGATGCTATGTTACAAAAGAAAGTATCAATGGGTCAGGCAAAACCTTTATTAGCAATTGTTAACAATGAAAAATTATTAGATTCTATATTTAAACAAATTTTAGAAAAAGATTTAACTTCAAGAGAAGTAGAAAATTTAATTAAAAAAAGTAATTTACTAAAAAATGAAAAAAAACAAGATTCTAAAAATAACTCAATAGTTCATATGGAAAATAAGATGATGAGAAAACTTGGAACAAAAGTAAGTATTGAAAATGGTAAGTTAACTATTAGATATTCAGACGAATCTGATTTAAATAGAGTTTTAGAGATTTTAGGATTAACTAATGAAGATTAA